The genomic region CCATTAAATTTTTCTTATTGTGAAGTCTACCTGCAGTATCGCAAATAAGTAAATCTATATTTCTTGCTTTTGAAGCAGAAATAGCATCAAAAACAACAGCCGCTGGATCAGAGCCTTCTGAATGTTTTACAATATCTACACCAGCTCTTTTACTCCATACTTCCAATTGATCAATTGCAGCTGCCCTAAAGGTATCTGCTGCTGCAAGAAGGACTCTCTTCCCTGCATTTTTATTTTTAGCAGCTAATTTTCCAATAGAAGTTGTTTTACCAGCACCATTTACACCTATAATTAGCATAACTTTTTTATTGTAATCTTCATAATCTATATTTTCTGTTCCTTCTAAAAGCATTTCTTTTATTACTTCTTTTAGAGTATCGTAAACTTTATTTGGATCATTAATTTTTTCTTTTCTTATTTTATCTTTTAATCTTTCTATTATATCTATAGTTGTATCCATCCCTATATCTGCCATGACTAAAATTTCTTCTAGTTCCTCATATAAATCTTCATCTATTGTTATTGCAAGTTTAAGGGTTTCATTTATCTTATCTGTTAAGGCATTCTTTGTCTTTGTTAAACCTGTTTTTAAGTTATCAAATAATTTTCCAAACATATTTATCCTCCTAATTTCTACTGTTTAAGTCTACTGATACAACCTTTGATACTCCTTTTTCCTCCATAGTAACGCCATATAAAATATCACTAGCTTCCATAGTTCCTTTTCTATGAGTTATTACTATAAATTGAATTTTTTCTGAGAATTTCTTTAGAAATTCAGCATATCTAATAACATTGGCATCATCTAAAGCTGCCTCAATTTCATCTAATATACAGAAAGGAGTTGGCTTCATTTTAAGAATAGAAAATAATAAAGCTATAGCTGATAATACCTTTTCCCCACCTGACATTAAATTTATGTTTTGAAGCTTTTTACCTGGCGGTTGAACATTTATGTCTATATTAGCAGAAAGCTCATCCCCTTCTCCTAATATAAGTTCAGCATTTCCTCCTTTAAATAATTCTCTAAAGGTTTCATTAAAATTTTCATTTATTTTTTTAAAGTTTTCAATGAAGAGTTCCTTCATTTTTTCTGTCATTTCATTTATTACTGTAATTAATTCTTCTTTAGACTTATTTAAATCCTCTTCTTGTTTTGACATAAATTCATACTTTTCACAGACTTCATCATATTCTGATATAGCCATCAAGTTTACTACACCTATGCTAGCTATTTTATTTTTTAAATTTTTAATACAGTCTTTAACTTCTGTAATATTAATAATATCTTCTGATATCTCGCAAGCTTCTGCTAATGTTAGGTTTTGTTCTTCATTAAGTTTTTTATAACAATTCTCTTTTTCATTTTCAAGCTTAGCAGAAGCAATTTCTCTTTTATTTAATTCACTTTCTTTATATTGAATTTCTTCTACCAATTTATTAATAATTTCATTTTTTATTTTTGACTTATCCTTTAAACTTATTCTATTAATTTCATCTCTTTTAAATACTTCTTCTAATTCCTTTAATCTATTATCAATAAGTACAGTAAGTTTTAATTTTTCTTCTATTTCTTTTTCTAATTTCTCAATAGTTAATTTTTGATCTTCAATTTCTATATTTAATTTATTTATTTTTTCTTTTCTTTCTATTACTTCTTTTTCTTTGCGTTTTATTTCGCTTTGTGTACTATATATACTTTCATCTAAAGATGCCTTATTAATTTTTATTTTAACAACTTCTTCTTTTTTTGTATCATAAAGCTTTCTTTTCTCAATTATTTTTTTTTCTAATTCTGAAGCTCTACTCTTACTTTCAATGCTATTCTTTTCGAGGTCGATTAATATTTCCTTATTTTTGTCTAGTTCTAATTTTAACTTTTCTAGACTATCTTTATTCATACTTATTTCATTTTCAGCCACTTCTAAAGATGACTTAAGCTTATGTTTTTCTTTATCTAAAACTAATTCTTCGCTTTCAAATTTAGCAATATCAATATTTTTAATATGAAGCTCGTCATTATAATTTAGAATTTTTTCATCTAATTCTTTTATTTCTGATTTTAATTTATTTAAATTCTCAAACTCGTAAGTGTATTCCTTTTTGTTAGTATTAATATTTTCTTCCAGTTCTTGAAGTTCCCTTTTTCTACCTAGGATACTTCCCTTATTTTTATTATAAATACTACCACCAGTTAGAGCTCCACCTGGGTTTATTACTTCTCCCTCTAATGTTACAACCTTTACTTTATGATTATAAAGTTTTGATACTTTTAACGCTGAATCCATGTCCGAAGTGATAATAGTTTTACCTAAAGCATAATCTATAATTTCTTTATATTTTGAATCAAAAATCAATAACTCAGCGGCTAGTCCTAAAAATCCTTCTACATTCTTAATTTCTTTTGAAAGGCTTAACTTATTGCCCTTAATAATATTTAATGGTAAGAAGGTTGCTCTTCCTAGAGAATTTGCCTTTAGATAATTAATTAATTGTTTGGCCACTTCTTCATCTCTAGTAATTATATTAGAAATATTTCCACCTAAGGCTATTTCAATGGCAGTTTCATATTTTTTCTCTACTTGAAAAATTTCTCCTAGAACTTTTGTATCTTGAGCCCCTTTTATTTTACCCTCTTGTATTCTCTCCATAAGCCTCTTTACTGAAAGATTATATCCTTCATAATTTTTTTCTAAATCCTTTAGGGTTCCAAGTTTTCCCTCTAACATATTAATATTTTTAGATATTTCTCTAATTTTATTTTCACTTATGGATCTATCTTTAATTAAAATACTTAGTTTTTTCTTATCTGATAATATTTTTTCCTCAAGCTTTCTCTTATCTTCTTTACATTCAGTAATTTTTCTTCTTAAACCTTCAATAGTAGCTAAATTTATCTTTATATTATCTTTAATTACTTTTATTGAATTTTCTGAGTTTAAAGCTATTTGTTCTTTATTTGAAATCTCTTTATTTAATAAAGCAATTTTATTTTTGCTCTCAGAAATCTTACTTAAAAAATCAAATTCCTCGTCTTTAATAATTGATATTTCTCTTTCAAATTCTTCAATGTTTTTCAATATAGATTTAATATTATTTTCCATAATATTAATATCATTATCTTTTTTTACTTGTTCTTTTATCTTTTCTTGAAGATTTTCAAGAAGAATATTCCTTTCCTCTTGTAAAGAATTTAACGAATTTTCTAGCTCATTAATTTCTAATAGACTTTTATTTATTGCACCTTCTAAATTTGATATTCTTTCTTTAAATATTTCAATATTTCTATGATTTTCATTTAACTCATCTTTCTTATCATAATATTCTTCTTTTTCATTTTTATTTTTATTTTCTAAAGTTTCTATAGCCTTTTCAAAATTAATAAAATCTTTTTTCTCATTTTCTAGCTCTTCTCTTTTTCCTGTTATTTCTTTAGTTCTATTATCTATATCCCTTTTAATTTCTTCTAAATCTTTTTCTACTTTTCTAATGCTTTCAACTAAAAGGGATACTTCTTTTATCTTTAATTCATCAGCTAAAGCTTTATACTTTAAAGCCTTCTCCCTTTCTTCCCTTAAAGGTTCTATTCTTTCTTCGTAAGTATGTATAATATCTCTTATTCTGACCAAATTATTTTCTGTATTCTCTAATCTACGTTCTGCTTCTTCTTTTCTAGTTTTATATTTAACAATCCCTGCTGCTTCCTCTAAAAGTGCTCTTCTATCTTCAGCCTTTCCACTTAATATCGCCTCAATTTTACCTTGTCCAATAAGAGAATATCCTTCCTTCCCTATACCTGTATCCATAAATAAATTATTGATATCTTTTAGTCTACATTTTTGATTATTTATTAAATATTCAGTTTCACCAGATCTAAAAATCCTTCTCGTAACTGTAATCTCAGAGTATTCTGTTTCTAAAGAATTATCAGAGTTGTCTAAGGTTAAAGATACTTGAGCTAATCCAACAGGCTTCCTATATTGAGTTCCAGCGAAAATAACATCTTCCATCTTTCCGCCTCTTAAAGTTTTAGCACTTTGTTCTCCAAGAACCCATCTTACTGCATCTGATATATTACTTTTACCACTACCATTTGGTCCCACTACAGCAGTAACGCCTTCTTTAAAATTTAATGTGGTTTTATCTGCAAAGGATTTAAAACCCCTTATTTCTATGGATTTTAAAAACATAGATACACTCCCCGTCTAAATCAATGATACTAGCAAACTTGCTGTAACCATTATAATTAAAATAATAGTAATAATATTAATCATTTTTTGTCTTGTTTTTTTCTTCATAAATATCACTCCTACTCTTATTAAGTTTATATTAAAGAAAATAAAATATCAATTGGCAAAAAAGAAGATTGGCAGCAATCTTCTTTTATAGAACAACAATTTTTTCGCGCATTAAGAAATAATGCTAAATTGTTAATTTTTCTATTCTTTTTAAAACAATTATATTTATATTATCTCTATGCACTTTATCATTAATTTTAACGTTAATTTTTCCTCTATGCTTCGCTTTAAGTTTATTAAAAAATACTTTTTTATTCGCATACAGCTTACTTAAATCTTTAGAATTTAATTCAATAATAATATCTTCTTCCGGATTAACACAATTTTGAATTTTATCACATATTAAGCTTCCTTCAACTAATTCTCTAAAAGCAGGATGGAAAGGGCCGCTTATTACATCTTTTCCAAGGGTTATTGTATCTGTTGGTTGAAGTCCAATTCTTATTATATTTACATTGGCTTCTTTATAAAGCTTATATATATCTTTAGAAATTTGAACCGCTTCCTCTAATGTATATGGTTTGTAAACACCTCTATAATACATTTCTTCCATAGGAGTATCTTTTATTACGAGAGAGGGATATATTCTGCATATATCCGGCTTCATTGCAATAGATTTTTTAGCTGTTTCTATGTCCTTTTCAAAACTATCTCCCGGCAATCCAGGCATTATTTGATGTCCTAAAACAAAATCAAATTCCTTTATTAGTTTAGATGATTTTTCTACATCTTCAGCACTATGTCCTCTCCCTGAAAGTCTAAGAATTTCATTATCTAAAGATTGAACTCCCAGCTCAATTATATCAATCTTATATTCTTTTAAATAGTTTAGAATATATCTATTAATAGCATCAGGTCTTGTTGACATCCTAATTTTATCTATTAATCCCTTTTCTTTATAATCTTTCGCCACCTTTAATAATTCTTTTTGCTTATTAACAGGTATTGCAGTAAAGGTTCCACCAAAAAAGGAAACTTCCACAGTCGCATCATTTTTATTTATAGTATTTAAATATTCTTTTATTGTTTCTTCAACTTCCTCTGCAGTAACTTCCTTTTGTAAAGTTCTTGCTATTTTATCTTGATTACAAAAAACACATTGATGAGGGCAGCCAATATGAGAAATAAATATTGGAATAATATAATGTTTTTTACTCATTTCTCTCCTCCAAATTTCTTAAGGCTTCTTTTGCTGCATTTTGCTCTGCTTCCTTCTTGCTATACCCTTCTCCTCTACCTAATTCTTTATTTTCTATAATTACAGAAGTATAGAATTTTCTCCTATGAGGAGGGCCTTCATATTTTAGTAGCTCATATACTATTGAAACTTCTCCTGATTTTTGAAGCTCTTCTTGCAGTTTTGTTTTATAATCTAAAACAATATCATTTTTAATAGCCTTTTCTATTATTTCTTTAAAATGGCCTATTATATAATCTTTAGTATATTCTATCCCCTTATCTAAGTATATTGCTGCAATTAATGCCTCAACAGCATCTGCGGTAATAGAAGCCCTTTCTCTACCTCCAGTAAGCTCTTCTCCTCTACTTATTCTAATAAAATACCCTAAATCTAATTTTTTACCAATTTCATAAAGAGAATTTTCACAAACTATTAGACTTCTTATTTTAGTTAATTCTCCTTCACTTTTTTCCTTATAATTTAAAAATAAATATTCAGTAATACATAGCTGTAAAACTGCATCTCCCAAAAATTCTAACCTTTCATTATATTCTTGATCCTTATGCTGATTAGCATAGGAACTATGTGTCAAGGCTGCTTTTAATAAATTTTTTTCATTAAAAGTTACACCTACAGCCTCCTCAACTTCCTTAATATTAAATTTTCCCATTAGTTACACTCCTTGAAGTTTATTCTTCAACTTGCTTTAATGGTTCTGAGCAAATTCAAGAATAAACTAGTTTTTATATTCTTAATAAAAATCCCGCATACTTGCGGGATTTTACTATTCTTCAACATGATTTTTTAAATACTCTACTACATCTCCAACTGTTTTAAAGCCTTCTGCATCTTCATCAGGAATTTCAGTATTTAATTCATCTTCTAATGCCATCATAAGCTCAACTAGATCTAATGAATCTGCATTTAAATCATCAACAAAAGAAGATTCCATAGTTATATCCGCTTCATTAATACTTAATTTATCTGCTATAATTTCTCTAACCTTTTCAAACATATTATTCACCTCCTAGACACTTCATTTAGATAATATTATATAATATTTATCTAGTCAATATGAATATTTGCATTTATTACATATTATTTTGAAGCTCTAATTTAATCTTTTCTAATACATTATTATCATAGAACTTCTTTGTTTGATTAATAGCATTTTTAAAAGCTTTTCCATCAGAACTTCCATGAGCTTTAATGCATATTCCATCAACACCTAGGAAGGGAGCCCCTCCTACTTCAGTATAATCAAATTTCTTTTTTATATTGCTAAATACTGGTTTTAATAAAAGCGCTCCAAGTTTACCCATTAAGCCAGAAGATAAAATCTCTTCTTTTATTATCTTTAATAAAGTCATGGCAACACCTTCATACATTTTTAATAATGTATTACCCACAAATCCATCACATACTAAAACGTCAACATCACCCTTAGAAGTCTCGCGTGGCTCTATATTTCCTACAAAGTTAAGCTTCGCTTCTTCTTTTAGTAGTTTATAAGCGTTTTTGGTTAGTTCATTTCCTTTTTCTTCTTCTTCTCCAATATTTACAAGACCTATAGATGGATTATCTTTCTTCATTACTTCTTTAAAATATACTTTTCCCATCTTAGCAAACTGAACCAAATAACTTGGCTTACAATCAACATTAGCTCCAGCATCAATTATCATAAAATGACCATTTTTTCCTGGCATTATAGGTGCTAAAGCCGGTCTTTCAATGCCTTTAATTCTACCTACAACTAATGTGCAGCCAGCTAAAAAAGCTCCAGTGCTTCCAGCTGAAATTATCGCATCACATTCCTTATCTTTTACTAACTTTAATGCTTTATATATACTGGAATCTTTCTTTTTCTTTAGTGCCATTACAGGATGTTCATTTGTTGAAACTACTTCTCTGGCATCTATAATTTTTACTAGATTTTTATCATACTTATATTTATTTAGTTCTTCTTCAATTTTTTCTTTAGGACCTGTTATATAGTATTCTATTCCACTGTATTCTTTTAAAGCGCTAACTACGCCTTCGACTACAGCTTGGGGTGCATTATCTCCACCCATGCCATCAATAGCTATTTTCATATAAATTCGCCCCTTTGCTTATATATAAAGAAAAGAAAGTCAATAGACTTTCTTTATTCTTCTGATGAAGCAACTACTTCTTTCCCATTATAGAAGCCACAATTTTTACAAACTCTGTGAGCTAATTTCATTTCATGACATTGTGGACATTCAACTATACCAGGTAAGCTCGCTTTAAAAGTTTGAGCTCTTCTTGAATTTCTCTTTGCTCTATATGTTTTTCTAGCAGGATTTCCCATTACTACACCTCCTTATTAGCAAACAACTCTTGTAACTTTGCCATTCTTAAGTCTACATCATTTGACTCACATTGACAAGAACCTTCATTAAGATTTTTCCCACATTTTTGGCAAAGCCCTTTACAATTGTCTGTACAAAGTCTCTTAATAGGTAAGGTTGAAACTATAATATTTTCAACTACTTCTGCAATATCTAATATATTGCTATCTACAAAAATAATTTCGTCTTCTTTTTGAAGTTCTACATTATTTGTAAACCTTTCTTCTATATCAATATCTATTGGATAGATAAAGGCCTCTAGGCATCTTGAACAATTTAATTCCAATTTTGTTTTTATGGAAACTTTAAGCGTCAAAACATCACTAATAGAAGTTATTTCTCCAATTACATTAACAGGATCAACAAACTTAATTTCTTCTCCATCAAAAACAAAAGATGCTAAATCATATGTTACATTTATTTCTTTTTTTCTACTTTTAGCTGAGACTAAATCCGAAAATTCTATAATCATATGTATTTGCTCTAAATTTTGTCTGATTATGATTTAACTTTACTTATAAAATTAAAACATAACTTATACAGAGCTTTTTTCACTCCTTAGATAAAAATTTGCTGAATAAACACAATTTATTATATAAAGCGCATGATTAAAAGTCAAGCAATTTGTTATAAATTGCTTAAACTAATAATAATGCACTTTATAATTATTTGCTGATTAATTCAACAGTATCTCTTGCAATAACTAATTCTTCATTAGTTGGAATAACAAAAGCTTTTACTTTAGAACCTTCTTTTGAAATTTCTCTTACTTTTCCTCTTACCTTATTTTTTTCTGTATCTATTTCAACTCCTAGGAACTCTAATCCCTTTAAAATTCCTTCTCTTGATTCTGGACCATTTTCTCCTACTCCAGCAGTAAATACTATTGCATCAACACCACCCATAATAGCTGCATATGCACCAATTGTTGCTTTTACTTTATATTCAAATATATCTAAGGCAAGTTGAGCTCTATGAACACCTTCTTTAAAGGCAGCATCTTCTATATCTCTGAAGTCTGAACTGATTCCTGATATACCTAAAACTCCTGATTTCTTGTTTAATAAGTTATCTACTTCTTCAATAGTTAATCCTTCTTCCTTCATTAAGAAAGGTATTATAGCAGGATCTATATTACCAGATCTTGTTCCCATAGCTAATCCCTCAAGAGGTGTAAAGCCCATTGATGTATCAATAGAAACGCCTCCCTTAACAGCAGTTACACTTGAACCATTTCCTAAATGACAAGTAATAATTTTTAAATCTTTTATATCTTTTCCTAATAATTCAGCTGCTTTTTGTGAAACATATTTATGAGAAGTTCCATGGAAACCATATTTTCTTATTCCATGTTTTGTGTATAATTCATATGGTAATGCATATAAATATGCTTTTTCTGGCATAGTTGAATGGAAAGCATTATCAAATACTGCTACCATAGGAACATTTGGCATTAACTCTTCACAAGCTTCAATACCAATCATATTTGCTGGGTTGTGTAATGGCGCTAGTTTAAAGCATTCTCTTATATATTCTTTAACTTCTTCATTTATAACAACAGATGATTTAAACTTTTCTCCTCCATGAACTACTCTATGGCCAACTGCTGATATTTCGTCCATTGAAGATATTACTCCATTTTCTTTGTCTACTAATGCACCAAGTACTAATTGAATTGCAACTTTATGATCTTTCATAGGTTGTTTTATTATGTATTTTTCTCTTCCTTCAACCTTTTGAGTTAAAACAGATCCTTCAATTCCTATTCTTTCTACTAATCCTTGAGCTATTGATTCTTCAGTATTCATATCAATTAATTGATATTTAAGTGATGAACTTCCACAATTAATAACTAATACCTTCATTTATAATCCTCCAAAGCTTATTATTTTATTGATTGTGCTTGAACTGCTGTTAATGCAACAACATTAACTATGTCCTCAACACTGCATCCTCTTGATAAATCATTTATTGGTTTTGCAAAGCCTTGACACATTGGCCCTATAGCTTCAGCATTTGCAAATCTTTGAACTAATTTATATCCTATATTTCCACTTTGTAAGTCTGGAAAAATAAGAACATTTGCTTTTCCAGCAACTTTGCTGTTTGGAGCTTTTTGAGCTGCCACACTTTCAACTATAGCTGCATCTAATTGCAATTCTCCATCAATTAGTAAATCAGCTCTTAATTCCTTAGCGATCTCTGTTGCTTTTCTTACCTTTTCTACTAATTCTCCACCTGCACTTCCCATTGTTGAGAAAGATAACATTGCTACTCTAGGTTCAATACCGCAAAGGTTCTTTGCTGTATCAGCTGTTGCTATTGCTATCGCAGCTAATTGTTCAGCTGTTGGATTTGGATTTACAGCACAGTCTGAGAATAATAACATACCTTCTTCTCCATATTTAGCATTTGGTACCATCATTATAAAGAAACTTGAAACTACTGAAACACCTGGTGCTGTTTTAACAATTTGTAATCCTGGTCTTAATAAATCACCAGTAGTATGAACTGCTCCTGAAACCATTCCATCTGCATCATCTAATTTAACCATCATTGTTCCGAAATATAATGGATCTCTTACTATTTGATTTGATTTTTCTAGAGTCATTCCCTTATTTTTTCTTAACTCATAGAACTTATTAACATATTCTTCTAATTTTTCTGAAGTATTAGGATCAATAATTTCTATTCCTTCTAAATTTACCCCTAAATTTTCAGCTTTTCTTTTTATTTCATCAATATTTCCAACTAAAACTGGATATGCTAAACCCAATTTGTGTATTTTTTCTGCCGCTTTTAATGTTCTTTCCTCATCACCTTCTGGAAGAACTATTCTTTTTTTGTCAGCTTTTGCTGACTCCCATAATTTATTCATAAGTTCCATAATATAAACTCCTTTCAAAAAGATACGAACTTTACTCCATATACTAATATACTCCTATCAGCCTGTATTTTTCAACCTAAAGTTGTCTATTTCTTTATTTCTTTATATTCCTAATTTTCAGACAACGTTAAATTTTATACTATTTAATTTTTTAATTTCTCATATTAAATAGTTTTTATGCTATAATATTTATAATTCCCTAAAAGGAGGTAATTTATGAATATTACTGGAATAATTACTGAATATAATCCTTTTCACAAAGGACATTTGTATCACTTAAATAGTGCAATAAAAACAACTAATTGTGATGGAATTGTTTGTATTATGAGTGGAAATTTCGTTCAAAGAGGCGGCCCTGCTATTATAGATAAATATAAGAGAGCTGAAATTGCAGTCTTAAATGGAGTAGATTTAGTTTTAGAATTACCCTGCTTTTATTCTGTATCTTCTGCAGAATTTTTTGCTAAAGGTTCAGTTTCAATTTTAAATTCTATAGGTGTGGTAAATAATATTTTCTTTGGAAGTGAATGTGGTGATATAGAAAAGCTAAAATATATTGCTAACTTTTTAACAAATGAACCTAATGAATTTAAAGCCGAAATAAAAAATAATTTAAATCTAGGACTAACTTATGCAAAAGCAAGAGAAATATCCTTAAATAAATTTCTTAAAGATGATTCTTTAAAGGATATATTAAAAAGTTCTAATAATATTTTAGCTATAGAATATATTAAAGCTCTAATTAAGCTTAATAGTAATATTGTTCCTTTAACATTAAAAAGAGAAGGATCAAACTATAATGATAAAAACTTTACTTCTATCTTTGCTTCTGCAACAAGTATACGAGAATATCTTAAAAAAAATATGGAGTTAGATAAAATTAATAATTATCTTCCCATTACTACTATTAATTACCTTGAAAATTTAAAAGCTGGTAATTATAAATTTGTATTTGAAGAAGATATGTATAAGTATATTAAATATAGAATATTGAGCAATAATATAAATTTTGAAAATTTACAAGAAGTAAAAGAAGGATTAGACAATAAAATTATTAAAGAAATCTATACAAGTAATTCTTTTGACGATTTTATTTTGAATATTAAGAGCAAAAGATACACCTATACTAAAATTTCAAGATTGTTAACTCAGATTTTTCTTTCCTTTGATACTTACAATTATATGGAACTATTAGATGAGAATAATCTTTATGCAAGAATACTTGCCTTTAATGAAAATGGAAGAAAAATTATTAAAGAAATGAAGAAAAAATCTCAAATACCTATTATTACTAAAATCTCAAAAGGAAATAATAATCCTCTTTTAAATTTAGATATTAATGCAACTAAGACATATTCAATATTAAACAGTTCATTGGACCCATTAAGTGATTTTTTAACTAATCCTATAATAAATGATTAATATAAAGAAGACATATGCATATAAATACTATATGGGAGGTTGTTTTATGTTCAGTATTTATATTATATGTCTTATTATTTTTGCTCTTGTTTTATTATTACTAAAGTTATTAAATGTAAAGAAAAATTATATAATTTCTATTTTTATTACCCTTTTTATCATATTATTTGTTATAAATTTAGATTCAAATATAAAATCTGCAGTTGATGGTGTTAAATTAGTTATCACTGCAATACTACCCACAATATTTCCTTTCTCAGTTATATGCAATTTATTAATATATTATGATGGTATAGAACTATATTCTAAACTATTAGGTCCCCTAATATGCAGACCTTTAAAACTTTCAGATAATTGCTCCTTTCCTTTAGCTGCAAGCTTTATTTGTGGATATCCTCTAGGAGCAAAATATGCCTCTGAAATTTACGAACTTAACTACATAGATAAAAATGAATATGAAAGATTATTAAATATAGCATCTAATGCAGGTCCAATATTTATTTTAGGTTCTATTGCTATTGCTATTTTAAATAATATAAATTTTGGCTACCTATTATTAATTGCAAACTACTTATCTGTAATAATAATTGGTTTATTCACAAGGAAAAAGGCAACATATATTAATAAACGCAAGGTAAAAAATGCTTTTGCAAATAATAGCTTTGGAACAAATCTTAAAAATGCTGTTGAAAATGCTATTGCTACAACTATTAATGTTGGAGCCTTTGTTATTATTTTTTCTGTCGT from Clostridium isatidis harbors:
- the pta gene encoding phosphate acetyltransferase, which gives rise to MELMNKLWESAKADKKRIVLPEGDEERTLKAAEKIHKLGLAYPVLVGNIDEIKRKAENLGVNLEGIEIIDPNTSEKLEEYVNKFYELRKNKGMTLEKSNQIVRDPLYFGTMMVKLDDADGMVSGAVHTTGDLLRPGLQIVKTAPGVSVVSSFFIMMVPNAKYGEEGMLLFSDCAVNPNPTAEQLAAIAIATADTAKNLCGIEPRVAMLSFSTMGSAGGELVEKVRKATEIAKELRADLLIDGELQLDAAIVESVAAQKAPNSKVAGKANVLIFPDLQSGNIGYKLVQRFANAEAIGPMCQGFAKPINDLSRGCSVEDIVNVVALTAVQAQSIK
- a CDS encoding nucleotidyltransferase, with translation MNITGIITEYNPFHKGHLYHLNSAIKTTNCDGIVCIMSGNFVQRGGPAIIDKYKRAEIAVLNGVDLVLELPCFYSVSSAEFFAKGSVSILNSIGVVNNIFFGSECGDIEKLKYIANFLTNEPNEFKAEIKNNLNLGLTYAKAREISLNKFLKDDSLKDILKSSNNILAIEYIKALIKLNSNIVPLTLKREGSNYNDKNFTSIFASATSIREYLKKNMELDKINNYLPITTINYLENLKAGNYKFVFEEDMYKYIKYRILSNNINFENLQEVKEGLDNKIIKEIYTSNSFDDFILNIKSKRYTYTKISRLLTQIFLSFDTYNYMELLDENNLYARILAFNENGRKIIKEMKKKSQIPIITKISKGNNNPLLNLDINATKTYSILNSSLDPLSDFLTNPIIND
- the ylbJ gene encoding sporulation integral membrane protein YlbJ; protein product: MFSIYIICLIIFALVLLLLKLLNVKKNYIISIFITLFIILFVINLDSNIKSAVDGVKLVITAILPTIFPFSVICNLLIYYDGIELYSKLLGPLICRPLKLSDNCSFPLAASFICGYPLGAKYASEIYELNYIDKNEYERLLNIASNAGPIFILGSIAIAILNNINFGYLLLIANYLSVIIIGLFTRKKATYINKRKVKNAFANNSFGTNLKNAVENAIATTINVGAFVIIFSVVINMIKSNTMVGTAFYNLEKLLNLPSQFLYNLFLGTMEFTNGSKLIADSEISIIFKLSMISALLSFSGFSVIGQVSSITSSCKPNIKKYIFYKFLQGVISFVITFIFATIFLNSINTSSIYYSRGQILLKIYKLYGIIFILLISTLIFQISYKKYRKLHIP
- a CDS encoding acetate kinase; translated protein: MKVLVINCGSSSLKYQLIDMNTEESIAQGLVERIGIEGSVLTQKVEGREKYIIKQPMKDHKVAIQLVLGALVDKENGVISSMDEISAVGHRVVHGGEKFKSSVVINEEVKEYIRECFKLAPLHNPANMIGIEACEELMPNVPMVAVFDNAFHSTMPEKAYLYALPYELYTKHGIRKYGFHGTSHKYVSQKAAELLGKDIKDLKIITCHLGNGSSVTAVKGGVSIDTSMGFTPLEGLAMGTRSGNIDPAIIPFLMKEEGLTIEEVDNLLNKKSGVLGISGISSDFRDIEDAAFKEGVHRAQLALDIFEYKVKATIGAYAAIMGGVDAIVFTAGVGENGPESREGILKGLEFLGVEIDTEKNKVRGKVREISKEGSKVKAFVIPTNEELVIARDTVELISK